In Moritella sp. F3, one DNA window encodes the following:
- a CDS encoding sugar phosphate nucleotidyltransferase, producing the protein NSLASMGIYIFTTDALIDALEKDADNLNSNHDFGKDIIPRLIDKEKVYAHQFGGSTGRVTEDAYWRDVGTIDSLYQAN; encoded by the coding sequence GAATAGCTTAGCGTCGATGGGCATCTATATTTTCACTACTGATGCGTTAATTGATGCGTTAGAAAAAGACGCAGATAACCTCAATTCTAACCACGATTTTGGAAAAGATATTATTCCAAGACTAATTGATAAAGAAAAAGTCTACGCGCACCAATTTGGCGGTTCGACTGGGCGTGTTACCGAGGATGCTTACTGGCGTGATGTAGGCACCATCGATTCGTTATATCAAGCCAATAT